A DNA window from Plasmodium brasilianum strain Bolivian I chromosome 12, whole genome shotgun sequence contains the following coding sequences:
- a CDS encoding hypothetical protein (conserved Plasmodium protein): protein MRTNKDENIEPNAMDNYENNAKTSFFDDAISIESKKEVDYELLRSTKNVDTINDIKICNINVNNEMESAMFIHLKKRKTTSVNDKYYSLKFPKFIDVCTDIKRGGEREMNIRDTKYDTKGKDGDQIDDAIDYKNDHTIDRSGSMISSRGTRHSIEVTHSNKKTSSIVTWSFEEDLCNKIQIKKNSKKIYKKKEQEYSFKGECKNKCITSEDEMCANKLQKEEDLKNSILSKWNTMLSDRIKNNPEQDNMSDCLTDECMSDFSNMEEFYKKYEIDYNSDDDIMSVSSNESNEHIKNVCRNLHCLETNSFIVQYDDGKSIFFVNEKPFILEEDSEINYLVESTNDTVMPIHCKLEKKFFIKSIAKEEHISPSDLKLKKDDIYYSLNDAKLDKLKT, encoded by the exons ATGAGAACAAATAAAGATGAAAATATTGAACCCAACGCAATG GACAACTATGAGAACAACGCCAAGACTTCCTTTTTTGACGATGCCATTTCAATCGAATCGAAGAAGGAGGTAGATTATGAACTTTTAAGGAGTACCAAAAATGTAGATacaataaatgatataaaaatatgtaacatAAACGTTAACAACGAAATGGAGTCAGCTATGTTCATACACttgaagaaaagaaaaacaactAGTGTAAATGATAAGTACTACTCCTTGAAATTCCCTAAATTTATAGATGTATGTACAGATATAAAAAGAGGCGGAGAAAGGGAAATGAATATCAGGGATACTAAATATGATACTAAAGGTAAAGATGGAGATCAAATCGATGATGCAATTGATTACAAAAATGATCATACAATCGATCGTAGTGGAAGTATGATTAGCTCCAGAGGAACACGACACTCGATCGAAGTAACACATTCGAACAAAAAAACTAGCTCTATTGTAACCTGGAGTTTCGAGGAagatttatgtaataaaatacaaattaaaaaaaattcaaaaaaaatttacaaaaaaaaggaacaggaatattcttttaaaggagaatgcaaaaataaatgcataacTAGTGAAGATGAAATGTGTGCAAACAAACTACAGAAAGAGGAAGATCtaaaaaattcaattttatcaaaatgGAATACTATGTTATCggatagaataaaaaataatcctGAACAAGACAATATGTCCGACTGCCTTACTGATGAATGTATGTCTGACTTTTCCAATATGgaagaattttataaaaaatatgaaatagaCTATAACAGTGATGATGACATTATGAGTGTTTCAAGTAATGAATCAAATGAACATATCAAAAATGTTTGTAGAAATTTACATTGCTTAGAGACGAATTCATTTATTGTTCAGTATGATGATGGtaaatccattttttttgttaatgaAAAACCATTTATTTTAGAAGAAGACAGtgaaattaattatttagttGAAAGCACAAATGATACTGTTATGCCCATACATTGTaaacttgaaaaaaaattttttattaaatctaTTGCTAAAGAGGAGCATATTAGTCCATCAGATTTAAAGCTCAAGAAGGATGATATATACTACTCACTCAACGATGCAAAGTTGGATAAACTTAAAACATGA
- a CDS encoding protein kinase: MSKWSSLKSKIVWPNEFVYVIENEGYDNKYGHSYIVKYNGNIVHKNFKKRLHKVEKLLKVTNNICQDLEEKNNQYDSDGLEYDNNVSEEINNANQILLRLNDKKEFINDKLSKINTIDEKYDIIIKEEPCYIFRLDLPYLNVEEDYLIASLKKKYFHEYYMNRKKKGNHYSGKNKSRGKEKEKEKVKEYKTYLYNIKIMECEESIVGNREFIFSEANSEHLKINTLINEGKSIRSALYEYKGYCLDSLSDEEDNEEDNEADDKGTHPNNGQSPEQVRKKEEQMNGQNKKEITYETLCILPYCDIIKLKKKEFNTENTVAGFLTPYLLNGNVRKYIENIHQYIKYKIDDEIILKNLTNIIKLMAFLKEKSLFHGNIKPSNLFISNNGLHLLIGNFIPKLKLLNYYFYVIHMRRKIPRYISPELLAYLKKKRIISKSRMKQNKHIDKFFFKNDVFCLGLSFYYIITMKEDILYYIDNPHVFQFNVDSAQSFITRPELFFLLKHMLTYEHKQRPDWPALAIMVNQIRGSRKLKGN, encoded by the coding sequence ATGAGTAAATGGAGTTCactaaaaagtaaaatagtGTGGCCTAATGAATTCGTTTATGTAATTGAGAATGAAGGATATGATAACAAATATGGTCATAgttatattgtaaaatataatggaaatatagtacataaaaattttaaaaagagatTACATAAAGTAGAAAAGTTACTGAAGgttacaaataatatatgtcaGGATttagaggaaaaaaataatcaataCGATTCCGACGGTCTCGAATATGACAACAATGTTTCAGAAGAAATTAATAATGCAAAtcaaatattattaagattaaatgataaaaaggaatttattaatgataaactttctaaaattaatactattgatgaaaaatatgatataataataaaagaagagCCTTGTTATATATTTCGCCTGGATTTGCCTTATCTTAACGTGGAAGAGGATTATTTAATCGCgtctttgaaaaaaaagtattttcaTGAATATTACATGaacagaaaaaagaaagggaATCATTATTcaggtaaaaataaatcacgaggaaaagaaaaagagaaagagaaagTGAAGGAATATAAAacctatttatataatataaaaataatggaatgTGAGGAAAGCATAGTAGGTAATagagaatttattttttccgaAGCAAACTCTGAACATCTCAAAATAAATACTCTTATTAATGAAGGAAAAAGCATACGAAGTGCACTATACGAGTACAAGGGCTACTGTCTCGATTCGCTTAGCGACGAAGAGGATAATGAAGAAGATAACGAGGCGGATGACAAAGGAACACACCCAAATAATGGACAATCACCTGAACAAGTcaggaaaaaggaagaacAAATGAACGGCCAAAATAAGAAAGAAATAACTTATGAAACGTTATGCATTCTGCCCTACTGtgacataataaaattaaaaaaaaaagaatttaacaCAGAGAATACTGTTGCCGGATTTCTAACCCCATATCTCCTCAACGGAAATGTGAggaaatatattgaaaatattcatcagtatataaaatataagattGATGATgagattattttaaaaaatttaactaatattataaaattaatggcttttttaaaagaaaaaagtttatTCCATGGAAATATAAAACCGAGTAACCTTTTCATTAGTAACAATGgtcttcatttattaatagGAAACTTTATTCCTAAattgaaattattaaattattatttttatgttatacaTATGAGAAGAAAAATACCAAGGTATATATCACCAGAACTACttgcatatttaaaaaaaaaaagaattatatctAAAAGTAGGATGAAGCAAAACAAACATATAGATaagttcttttttaaaaacgaTGTATTCTGCTTAggtttatctttttattatattataactatGAAAGAGGATATACTATACTATATTGACAATCCTCATGTTTTTCAATTTAATGTGGACAGTGCACAATCGTTTATTACAAGACCAgaattgttttttcttttaaagcATATGTTAACTTATGAACACAAGCAACGACCCGATTGGCCCGCTTTGGCCATAATGGTCAATCAGATCAGGGGAAGCAGGAAATTAAAAGGTAATTAA
- a CDS encoding RNA-binding protein, giving the protein MKKMALNLFKKSKPKEDKISEKKDQADDDNKIESKVTESTAADSEAKHNILGGRNKKKAKKGKAKKKKEVVSESSDSSDDSDDDSDDSDNDKDIEEKVEPVSNKTNVTEKKKKEADSDSDSDSDSDSDSDSDSDSDEEEQKKKEAPKVLAKGVAKGAAKEAPKTAAKVSSATAAVVAKTSVGTVAGGSGKKAEKKKVQKKKEDSDSDSDSDSDSDSDSDADSDSDKEVNAKVDAEEDAEEDAEKDAEEDTDEDTDEDTETDEEEEQKRQEKNVVGKNKRKKEKAGPNLENNKKQKVNNSNSNNNNINKGNSKNIAQNELGMNNSSEKDQGEYLLTLINISRDTEEDDVRKFIKGIVADNYVEEDIYIYIIRYNNSAFIYCTDRKIKDLLLRKTSEKFKGIPVKFFENKYVQNKILISYVEKNTSEEDIRKFLDNCGLINNIHFINNNTKVFVEFDSLASCLKAIERDGHLMNNSYVRVSIMLNNNNYSSYDNNNNYSFNNMNKFNNNNSGFNKNRAGPNQGQAGKGFAGKKNFNFNKFINGNEKRNDDRGGHKNDNRGKNGRYFSTHRGNFNGNEQTEGNNDVNNDNDNNTNGNSYRHNNGNNSNNYNNNYSNNNSNNFKNNKGDGKNFNRKPFNNFKNRKNFQKDVTSNN; this is encoded by the exons atgaaaaaaatggccctaaatttatttaaaaagagcAAACCGAAGGAAGATAAAATAAGCGAAAAAAAAGACCAAGCAG ATGATGATAACAAAATTGAAAGCAAAGTGACTGAATCTACAGCTGCTGACTCAGAAgcaaaacataatattttaggaggaaggaataaaaaaaaagcgaaaaaaggtaaagcaaaaaagaaaaaagaagttgTATCAGAATCGTCGGATTCTTCAGATGACAGTGATGATGATTCAGACGACAGTGATAATGACAAGGACATAGAAGAAAAAGTTGAACCTGTTTCCAACAAAACAAATGTtacagaaaagaaaaaaaaagaagctgACTCGGACTCAGATTCAGATTCTGACTCAGATTCAGACTCAGATTCCGATTCGGATTCGGATGAAGAAGagcagaagaaaaaagaggcACCAAAAGTACTGGCAAAAGGAGTGGCAAAGGGAGCGGCAAAAGAAGCACCAAAAACTGCGGCAAAAGTATCATCAGCTACAGCTGCAGTAGTTGCAAAAACATCAGTAGGCACAGTGGCAGGAGGTAGTGGAAAGAAAGCAGAGAAAAAGAAGGTacagaagaaaaaggaagattCTGATTCGGACTCAGATTCTGATTCAGATTCTGATTCAGATTCAGACGCCGATTCGGATTCGGATAAAGAAGTAAATGCAAAAGTAGATGCAGAAGAAGATGCAGAAGAAGATGCAGAAAAGGATGCAGAAGAGGATACCGATGAGGACACAGACGAGGACACAGAAACGGACGAAGAAGAGGAGCAAAAAAGGCAAGAGAAAAACGTGGttggtaaaaataaaagaaaaaaggaaaaagcaGGCccaaatttagaaaataataaaaagcaGAAGGTGAacaatagtaacagtaataataacaatattaataaggGTAATAGTAAAAACATTGCACAGAATGAATTAGGTATGAATAATAGTAGTGAAAAGGATCAAGGGGAATATCTCTTAACCttaattaatattagtaGAGATACAGAAGAAGATGATGtaagaaaatttataaaaggtATTGTAGCTGATAATTATGTGGAAgaagacatatatatatatattattcgaTATAACAATTCtgcttttatatattgtacagatagaaaaataaaagatttgttattaagaaaaacaagtgaaaaatttaaaggaatacctgttaaattttttgaaaataagtatgtccaaaataaaatacttatatcatatgtagaaaaaaatacatcaGAAGAagatataagaaaatttttggATAATTGTGGGTTAATTaacaatatacattttattaataataatacaaaagtCTTTGTAGAATTTGATAGTTTAGCTAGTTGTCTAAAAGCAATAGAACGAGATGGTCATCTAATGAATAATAGTTATGTCCGTGTATCCATtatgttaaataataataattattcgtcttatgataataataacaactaTAGTTTTAATAACATGaacaaatttaataataataattctggGTTTAATAAGAATAGGGCAGGTCCAAATCAGGGGCAAGCAGGAAAGGGATTcgcaggaaaaaaaaattttaattttaacaaatttattaatggaaatgaaaaaagaaacgaTGATAGAGGTGGACACAAAAATGATAACAGAGGCAAAAATGGCAGGTACTTCAGCACACACAGGGGAAACTTCAATGGGAACGAACAAACAGAGGGAAACAATGACGTAAATAACgataatgataacaataCCAATGGAAACAGCTACAGGCATAATAATggcaataatagtaacaactACAACAACAACTACAGCAACAACAACAGCAATAACTTTAAGAACAATAAGGGCgatggaaaaaattttaacagaaagccttttaacaattttaaaaatagaaagaacTTCCAAAAGGATGTAACCTCGAATAATTAA